The following proteins come from a genomic window of Ictidomys tridecemlineatus isolate mIctTri1 chromosome 9, mIctTri1.hap1, whole genome shotgun sequence:
- the Map9 gene encoding microtubule-associated protein 9 isoform X3: MSDEVFSTTLAYTKSPKVTKRTTFQDELIRAITARSARQRSSEYSDDFESDEIDENSIKKKMNDFHISDDEENNSPKLSFLKTKKSNSDITKDGPEFSVKNNEDVALDGYEDMVVNSSSESQDKDQDVEKERIKLKPKPRIFSLKSTSSAENSSSLETDDHFKPLPLPRSLLRKSRHVEEKERLGEDKETALSEDFNSAPSLPSLDGRQLEAEEKTFSENLDLEDPLLSSLSSSALKESLGNSFSLAPEGKASIEDQNGEFPENHNSLKLNENEENSDMINCVTAELEKPQEIQVPADSLEEEKEKADLVTDGDSTMDPLLFQSHTNTTESAKKVIEDKNMKNKKSTNNRASSAGGRLMTSEFLKKSSSIRRSPSATTSSHYLGTLKVLDQKQSLEPDRADNIRAAVYQEWLEKKNVYLHEMHRIKRIESENLRIQNEQKKAAKREEALASFEAWKAMKEKEAKKIAAKKRLEEKNKKKTEEENAVRKGEALQAFEKWKEKKMEYLKEKTKKEKEYERAKKQKEEETVAEKKKDNLTAVEKWNEKKEAFFKQKEKEKINEKRKEELKRAEKKDKDKQAINEYEKWLEKKERQERIERKQKKRHSFLDHEALPPWSPPSRTVFSKVF, from the exons ATGTCCGATGAAGTTTTTAGCACAACTTTGGCATACACCAAGAGTCCAAAAGTTACCAAAAGAACTACTTTTcag GATGAGCTAATAAGAGCGATTACAGCTCGCTCGGCCAGACAGAGGAGTTCTGAATACTCAGATGACTTTGAGAGCGATGAGATTG ATGAAAattctattaagaaaaaaatgaatgattttcaTATATCagatgatgaagaaaataattctcCAAAACTATCTTTTTTGAAAACCAAGAAATCAAACAGTGACATAACCAAAGATGGGCCAGAATTTTCTGTCAAAAACAATGAAGATGTGGCACTTGATGGTTATGAAGACATGGTGGTAAATTCCTCATCAGAATCTCAGGATAAAGATCAAGatgttgaaaaagaaagaattaaactaAAACCTAAACCCAGAATTTTTTCGCTCAAAAGCACATCTTCAG cagaaAATAGCAGCAGCCTTGAAACAGATGACCATTTTAAGCCTTTACCTCTGCCAAGGAGCTTGTTAAGAAAGAGTAGGCAtgtggaggagaaagaaagactaGGAGAAGATAAAGAAACTGCTCTCAGTGAAGACTTCAATTCTGCACCTTCCCTTCCAAGTCTGGATGGCAGACAATTAGAAGCTGAGGAAAAAACATTCTCTGAAAACCTTGATCTTGAG GATCCATTGTTATCAAGTTTATCGTCATCAGCTCTTAAAGAAAGTCTTGGAAATTCTTTTTCACTAGCACCTGAGGGAAAAGCATCTATAGAAG ATCAGAATGGAGAATTTCCTGAAAACCATAATTCcttgaaattaaatgaaaatgaagagaattcAGATATGATAAACTGTGTTACTGCTGAACTTGAGAAACCCCAGGAAATTCAAGTGCCTGCTGACAGccttgaagaagaaaaggaaaaggctgACCTGGTGACAGATGGTGACTCGACAATGGATCCCTTGCTATTTCAGTCTCATACCAACACAACAGAATCTGCAAAG AAGGTGATCgaagataaaaatatgaagaataaaaagtcCACAAACAACAGAGCATCCAGTGCAGGTGGCAG aTTAATGACCTCtgagtttttaaagaaatccagTTCTATAAGGAGAAGTCCATCAGCAACTACCTCTTCTCACTATCTGGGGACTTTGAAAGTCTTGGaccaaaagcagagtttagaaccTGACAGAGCAGATAACATAAGGGCAGCTGTTTATCAG GAGTggttggaaaagaaaaatgtatatcttcatgaaatgcacagaataaaaaggattgaaaGTGAAAACTTAAGAATCCAAAATGAACAG aaaaaagctGCTAAGAGAGAAGAAGCATTAGCATCATTTGAGGCCTGGAAGGCCATGAAAGAAAAGGAGGCCAAGAAAATAGCTGCCAAAAAGAGGCTTGaggagaaaaacaagaagaaaactgaGGAAGAAAATGCTGTGAGGAAAGGAGAAGCCCTACAG GCttttgaaaaatggaaagagaaaaaaatggagtatcttaaagagaaaactaaaaaggagaaagaatatgaaagagcaaagaaacagaaagaagaagaaactgttgctgagaaaaagaaagataatttaaCTGCTGTTGAAAAATG GAATGAAAAAAAGGAAGCTTTTTtcaagcaaaaggaaaaagagaaaataaatgagaaaaggaaggaagaactgaaaagagctgagaaaaaagataaagataaacaAGCTATCAATGAATATGAAAAATGGCTG gaaaagaaagaaagacaggaaagaaTTGAACGAAAGCAAAAGAAGCGCCATTCATTTCTTGACCACGAGGCACTTCCTCCATGGAGCCCTCCCAGTAGAACTGTGTTCTCGAAAGTCTTTTGA
- the Map9 gene encoding microtubule-associated protein 9 isoform X1 codes for MSDEVFSTTLAYTKSPKVTKRTTFQDELIRAITARSARQRSSEYSDDFESDEIVSLGDFSDTSIDENSIKKKMNDFHISDDEENNSPKLSFLKTKKSNSDITKDGPEFSVKNNEDVALDGYEDMVVNSSSESQDKDQDVEKERIKLKPKPRIFSLKSTSSAENSSSLETDDHFKPLPLPRSLLRKSRHVEEKERLGEDKETALSEDFNSAPSLPSLDGRQLEAEEKTFSENLDLEDPLLSSLSSSALKESLGNSFSLAPEGKASIEDQNGEFPENHNSLKLNENEENSDMINCVTAELEKPQEIQVPADSLEEEKEKADLVTDGDSTMDPLLFQSHTNTTESAKKVIEDKNMKNKKSTNNRASSAGGRLMTSEFLKKSSSIRRSPSATTSSHYLGTLKVLDQKQSLEPDRADNIRAAVYQEWLEKKNVYLHEMHRIKRIESENLRIQNEQKKAAKREEALASFEAWKAMKEKEAKKIAAKKRLEEKNKKKTEEENAVRKGEALQAFEKWKEKKMEYLKEKTKKEKEYERAKKQKEEETVAEKKKDNLTAVEKWNEKKEAFFKQKEKEKINEKRKEELKRAEKKDKDKQAINEYEKWLEKKERQERIERKQKKRHSFLDHEALPPWSPPSRTVFSKVF; via the exons ATGTCCGATGAAGTTTTTAGCACAACTTTGGCATACACCAAGAGTCCAAAAGTTACCAAAAGAACTACTTTTcag GATGAGCTAATAAGAGCGATTACAGCTCGCTCGGCCAGACAGAGGAGTTCTGAATACTCAGATGACTTTGAGAGCGATGAGATTG TTTCATTGGGTGATTTTTCTGATACCTCCATAGATGAAAattctattaagaaaaaaatgaatgattttcaTATATCagatgatgaagaaaataattctcCAAAACTATCTTTTTTGAAAACCAAGAAATCAAACAGTGACATAACCAAAGATGGGCCAGAATTTTCTGTCAAAAACAATGAAGATGTGGCACTTGATGGTTATGAAGACATGGTGGTAAATTCCTCATCAGAATCTCAGGATAAAGATCAAGatgttgaaaaagaaagaattaaactaAAACCTAAACCCAGAATTTTTTCGCTCAAAAGCACATCTTCAG cagaaAATAGCAGCAGCCTTGAAACAGATGACCATTTTAAGCCTTTACCTCTGCCAAGGAGCTTGTTAAGAAAGAGTAGGCAtgtggaggagaaagaaagactaGGAGAAGATAAAGAAACTGCTCTCAGTGAAGACTTCAATTCTGCACCTTCCCTTCCAAGTCTGGATGGCAGACAATTAGAAGCTGAGGAAAAAACATTCTCTGAAAACCTTGATCTTGAG GATCCATTGTTATCAAGTTTATCGTCATCAGCTCTTAAAGAAAGTCTTGGAAATTCTTTTTCACTAGCACCTGAGGGAAAAGCATCTATAGAAG ATCAGAATGGAGAATTTCCTGAAAACCATAATTCcttgaaattaaatgaaaatgaagagaattcAGATATGATAAACTGTGTTACTGCTGAACTTGAGAAACCCCAGGAAATTCAAGTGCCTGCTGACAGccttgaagaagaaaaggaaaaggctgACCTGGTGACAGATGGTGACTCGACAATGGATCCCTTGCTATTTCAGTCTCATACCAACACAACAGAATCTGCAAAG AAGGTGATCgaagataaaaatatgaagaataaaaagtcCACAAACAACAGAGCATCCAGTGCAGGTGGCAG aTTAATGACCTCtgagtttttaaagaaatccagTTCTATAAGGAGAAGTCCATCAGCAACTACCTCTTCTCACTATCTGGGGACTTTGAAAGTCTTGGaccaaaagcagagtttagaaccTGACAGAGCAGATAACATAAGGGCAGCTGTTTATCAG GAGTggttggaaaagaaaaatgtatatcttcatgaaatgcacagaataaaaaggattgaaaGTGAAAACTTAAGAATCCAAAATGAACAG aaaaaagctGCTAAGAGAGAAGAAGCATTAGCATCATTTGAGGCCTGGAAGGCCATGAAAGAAAAGGAGGCCAAGAAAATAGCTGCCAAAAAGAGGCTTGaggagaaaaacaagaagaaaactgaGGAAGAAAATGCTGTGAGGAAAGGAGAAGCCCTACAG GCttttgaaaaatggaaagagaaaaaaatggagtatcttaaagagaaaactaaaaaggagaaagaatatgaaagagcaaagaaacagaaagaagaagaaactgttgctgagaaaaagaaagataatttaaCTGCTGTTGAAAAATG GAATGAAAAAAAGGAAGCTTTTTtcaagcaaaaggaaaaagagaaaataaatgagaaaaggaaggaagaactgaaaagagctgagaaaaaagataaagataaacaAGCTATCAATGAATATGAAAAATGGCTG gaaaagaaagaaagacaggaaagaaTTGAACGAAAGCAAAAGAAGCGCCATTCATTTCTTGACCACGAGGCACTTCCTCCATGGAGCCCTCCCAGTAGAACTGTGTTCTCGAAAGTCTTTTGA
- the Map9 gene encoding microtubule-associated protein 9 isoform X2 yields the protein MSDEVFSTTLAYTKSPKVTKRTTFQDELIRAITARSARQRSSEYSDDFESDEIVSLGDFSDTSIDENSIKKKMNDFHISDDEENNSPKLSFLKTKKSNSDITKDGPEFSVKNNEDVALDGYEDMVVNSSSESQDKDQDVEKERIKLKPKPRIFSLKSTSSENSSSLETDDHFKPLPLPRSLLRKSRHVEEKERLGEDKETALSEDFNSAPSLPSLDGRQLEAEEKTFSENLDLEDPLLSSLSSSALKESLGNSFSLAPEGKASIEDQNGEFPENHNSLKLNENEENSDMINCVTAELEKPQEIQVPADSLEEEKEKADLVTDGDSTMDPLLFQSHTNTTESAKKVIEDKNMKNKKSTNNRASSAGGRLMTSEFLKKSSSIRRSPSATTSSHYLGTLKVLDQKQSLEPDRADNIRAAVYQEWLEKKNVYLHEMHRIKRIESENLRIQNEQKKAAKREEALASFEAWKAMKEKEAKKIAAKKRLEEKNKKKTEEENAVRKGEALQAFEKWKEKKMEYLKEKTKKEKEYERAKKQKEEETVAEKKKDNLTAVEKWNEKKEAFFKQKEKEKINEKRKEELKRAEKKDKDKQAINEYEKWLEKKERQERIERKQKKRHSFLDHEALPPWSPPSRTVFSKVF from the exons ATGTCCGATGAAGTTTTTAGCACAACTTTGGCATACACCAAGAGTCCAAAAGTTACCAAAAGAACTACTTTTcag GATGAGCTAATAAGAGCGATTACAGCTCGCTCGGCCAGACAGAGGAGTTCTGAATACTCAGATGACTTTGAGAGCGATGAGATTG TTTCATTGGGTGATTTTTCTGATACCTCCATAGATGAAAattctattaagaaaaaaatgaatgattttcaTATATCagatgatgaagaaaataattctcCAAAACTATCTTTTTTGAAAACCAAGAAATCAAACAGTGACATAACCAAAGATGGGCCAGAATTTTCTGTCAAAAACAATGAAGATGTGGCACTTGATGGTTATGAAGACATGGTGGTAAATTCCTCATCAGAATCTCAGGATAAAGATCAAGatgttgaaaaagaaagaattaaactaAAACCTAAACCCAGAATTTTTTCGCTCAAAAGCACATCTTCAG aaAATAGCAGCAGCCTTGAAACAGATGACCATTTTAAGCCTTTACCTCTGCCAAGGAGCTTGTTAAGAAAGAGTAGGCAtgtggaggagaaagaaagactaGGAGAAGATAAAGAAACTGCTCTCAGTGAAGACTTCAATTCTGCACCTTCCCTTCCAAGTCTGGATGGCAGACAATTAGAAGCTGAGGAAAAAACATTCTCTGAAAACCTTGATCTTGAG GATCCATTGTTATCAAGTTTATCGTCATCAGCTCTTAAAGAAAGTCTTGGAAATTCTTTTTCACTAGCACCTGAGGGAAAAGCATCTATAGAAG ATCAGAATGGAGAATTTCCTGAAAACCATAATTCcttgaaattaaatgaaaatgaagagaattcAGATATGATAAACTGTGTTACTGCTGAACTTGAGAAACCCCAGGAAATTCAAGTGCCTGCTGACAGccttgaagaagaaaaggaaaaggctgACCTGGTGACAGATGGTGACTCGACAATGGATCCCTTGCTATTTCAGTCTCATACCAACACAACAGAATCTGCAAAG AAGGTGATCgaagataaaaatatgaagaataaaaagtcCACAAACAACAGAGCATCCAGTGCAGGTGGCAG aTTAATGACCTCtgagtttttaaagaaatccagTTCTATAAGGAGAAGTCCATCAGCAACTACCTCTTCTCACTATCTGGGGACTTTGAAAGTCTTGGaccaaaagcagagtttagaaccTGACAGAGCAGATAACATAAGGGCAGCTGTTTATCAG GAGTggttggaaaagaaaaatgtatatcttcatgaaatgcacagaataaaaaggattgaaaGTGAAAACTTAAGAATCCAAAATGAACAG aaaaaagctGCTAAGAGAGAAGAAGCATTAGCATCATTTGAGGCCTGGAAGGCCATGAAAGAAAAGGAGGCCAAGAAAATAGCTGCCAAAAAGAGGCTTGaggagaaaaacaagaagaaaactgaGGAAGAAAATGCTGTGAGGAAAGGAGAAGCCCTACAG GCttttgaaaaatggaaagagaaaaaaatggagtatcttaaagagaaaactaaaaaggagaaagaatatgaaagagcaaagaaacagaaagaagaagaaactgttgctgagaaaaagaaagataatttaaCTGCTGTTGAAAAATG GAATGAAAAAAAGGAAGCTTTTTtcaagcaaaaggaaaaagagaaaataaatgagaaaaggaaggaagaactgaaaagagctgagaaaaaagataaagataaacaAGCTATCAATGAATATGAAAAATGGCTG gaaaagaaagaaagacaggaaagaaTTGAACGAAAGCAAAAGAAGCGCCATTCATTTCTTGACCACGAGGCACTTCCTCCATGGAGCCCTCCCAGTAGAACTGTGTTCTCGAAAGTCTTTTGA